The Nicotiana tabacum cultivar K326 chromosome 1, ASM71507v2, whole genome shotgun sequence genome segment tatatatatatatatatatatatatatatatataagcatgtccaaatattttattattttttcatagtTTTTAAAGGCTACTTTTAAAGGAGTGTTAATCAATTCATTTTTAATTGAGCTTATTAAACACTCACTTCCCTTGTGATTTTCAATATTACGTTTACCTCTCTTATTTTGATCTTTTGTAAAATTTGTTTTAGCCTTTTgaatttttgtaaaaaatgatgaaattatcCTTTTAAAGTTTTTAATGATTAATTAACTTACTGAATATCTTCTTTAAGTAATTTCTTTATAATAACCTAATTCTTTTTCCATCAATTACCATTAGATCTTATTATGTTTTATAATCCCAAAATGTTGCCAAATTCGGCCAGTTCGTCACTCCAAACATTTTTCTACCTCATGGAATTTCTCTCTGTttttaatttattcatttatttttttgaaagtaatttataaaattaagtCATCAAAAGCACACGATATTAGAAAGGGATTTTGCAAAGAGTTCCAATAAACCATGTCTCATGTCGAGAGGAATGAAGTAAAATCCAATCATTTTATATTGTGATTGAAGATTATCATTGATTTCATTTGGGCCATCATCAACTTCAATGGCGTACTTTTGACAACAATGGTTAGGGATCTTATTTCGTAAACACATACAGTAATTGTATGTAGATCTCTTAGTGCAGGCTCAAGGGCCAAGCGGCTGAAGCAAGGGCTTTAGGCCCCTAAGCTTCTAAGGCCCCATTTTTTTAACTAATAGTAAAAATAGGTTAATTTATGACAATTATCTTACAAAATATTTAATATTCATGGTAAAAAAGTATAAGTTTGATGGTGACTGATGATTAATTTATATTCTAatgtattatttttttctttctcgcTAAAaatcttgtattttaatttttcctTCACCATCacttaattttctattttctaaaaGACACGAGCGAAATGcattgaaaaaattaaaattgcaCTTCTCGTTCTTTCTCTAGTTCTCAAGCATTACAGcaaacaaattaaaaatattaaaatttgatTTGATATAAAATTATCAACATTTAGAATCGAGTTTGATTATTCTAACTTGCtattatatttttcttcaaatttgaaatttatttgtgTATCTTTATATGTAGTAGTGTATTGCTTTTCATTATTTTATCAGAATTTAAATATGTAACTATAAATATGAATCATGTTACTTAATATGATATTTTTTAAAGTACAAGGCCTCTTAATATTGGTTTAAAAAGGTTTCGTAATAAACTTTGGCTTTAGGCCCCCATTGTTCTTGAGCCGGCCCTGAGATCTCTGCCTTTATGCTTACTTTTGAAGTGTGTTCATATGTCTTGTTCATcctaaaactaaaataaaattgaCAAGGAAAAATATACTTTCGAAGGGTAAATTGGTTAGATTATAATTATTTTGtattaataataaattaattaaaataatattacaaGAGAATCAAAATAAGGGAGATAAGTATAATATTACAAATCACAAGGGAGATGAGTGTTACCAAGTCGAACCTGGAGCCTGGAGGGAGGTCTTAAAAATTATCTCTtcattttaagtgatttttaaaGATTTAGCACACCTTCACTAAAAAAAAAGGAGTCAATTAATACATTAATTAAGCGGGTTATTTTAATTAATTCATAGAAAAATGTAAAAAAGTATTGAATTAGTTCTTAGAAATTTGTTCAATCATTTATTAAACAATggtaattttgaagaaaaaaattaatacaTTTTGATTTCTTAAATAAATCACTTGCTTCCTGCCAAATTTAAATAGCTAGAAAATCACTTTAACTTTGCATGACTATTAAGAGATACATTAAGCAtgtattatttattatattcAGGAGAATTTAAAGCTGCATTTTGTTGACTAGCAGCTGTGTAACAAGCTGATAGTTTACTGTAGTTAAGTTTAATTATAACATTAACTAGAGTTAGTTAGTTAATGAGTTTGTTAGTGGCGGTTAGTTGTTAGTTGTTAAATACTGTAGCTACCTGTACAGAATTCATTCATTCAGAAATGAAGAAACTTAGCTCTTTTCTTCTCTCATTTTCTCTCTGaatctctctctcctctctagcTTCAATTGATCTTCCATGGCTtctatcatggtatcagagccatcgGTATAAGATCTAGTCGAACTAGCAAACTAATTCCTTCATTTAGGTTACTTCCATTTTGCACCTCAAATTGCAGAATTGTCTCAGAGTAATTCAGGATCGAAGCTACGGTTTGCAAGTTGTGTTCTTCGAAGCTAATTTTCTGGTAACAATGGCGATTGAAGATGATCAAGTGAATGGTTCTATTGTTCCTACTCGTACTGCCACAGCTACGACTTCAGAAAATGGCAATTTTGTGACCAGCTCCTCATTTCCTACCGTCGATCACAATCATCCTCTGTACCTACAGCCCACTAACATACCATTAGTTCTCTTATCTCTCTTCAGCTTACTGAATCTGATAAGTACACCTTGTGGAGTCGCGCAATGAGAATTATCTTGTTAGGTAAAAGCAAGTTAGGATTTGTTGATGGTAGGTTTTCTAAGTCTACGTTTGAACCTGAACTTCATGATCTGTGGGAGAAAGTGAATGCTATTCTTGTGTCATGGATAATGAATGTTGTACGGCCGGGTTTGTTGAGCAGTGTCTTATATGCATCTAGTGCTCATAAAGTTTGGGAAGATTTAAAGGAAAGATTTGATAAAGTTAATGGCTCCAGAATTTTGTACCTACACAGAGAAGTTCACACCTTAACTCAAGGAGTTATGACTGTGACTGATTACTTTTCAAAACTAAGAGAACTTTGGGATGAATTTGATGCTCTTACGCCATGTCCAGGATGTCCTTGTCCTGAGTCAAAGATGTATGCTCAATATTTTGAGTATCAAAGACTACTTCAGTTCCTTACTGGACTAAATGAGTCCTACTCTCAGTCAAGGAGCCAGATTATGATGATGTCTCATCTACCTAGTATAAACAGAGCATACTCTATGCTGGTTGATCAGGAAAGTCAGAGAAATCTTGTTAATATGCCACAAGTAGCTCAAGTTTCTGAGGCCTTGGAGAATTTAGCTATGTATAGTAACAAAGGCACAAATAATACTGGAAGCTACAAAGAAAAGAGGAATCAAGTTCAATGTGAATATTGTCATTATAAGGGAGTCCAAGAAGAATGGTGCCAATAGTGGGCAGTATGCAAACCAGATGTATAGTACAGAGGTA includes the following:
- the LOC107817978 gene encoding uncharacterized protein LOC107817978 — its product is MAIEDDQVNGSIVPTRTATATTSENGNFLTESDKYTLWSRAMRIILLGKSKLGFVDGRFSKSTFEPELHDLWEKVNAILVSWIMNVVRPGLLSSVLYASSAHKVWEDLKERFDKVNGSRILYLHREVHTLTQGVMTVTDYFSKLRELWDEFDALTPCPGCPCPESKMYAQYFEYQRLLQFLTGLNESYSQSRSQIMMMSHLPSINRAYSMLVDQESQRNLVNMPQVAQVSEALENLAMYSNKGTNNTGSYKEKRNQVQCEYCHYKGVQEEWCQ